The following proteins are co-located in the Sulfitobacter guttiformis genome:
- the hisD gene encoding histidinol dehydrogenase, whose amino-acid sequence MTREYLKKATLTAKSDASETHETVKKILADIEEGGDASALVYAKKFDRYEGNVVLTPDEIEAACALVPEKLKADIRFAHDNVRRFAEIQKSTLTDVEMEIEPGFIAGQKAIPVDAAGCYVPGGRYSHIASAIMTVTTAKVAGCRHIAACSPPRPGIGVAPAIIYAAHICGADKILALGGVQGVAAMTFGLFGLPKANILVGPGNQFVAEAKRILFGRVGIDMIAGPTDSLILADAHADAHIVATDLVSQAEHGYNSPVWLVTDDRGLAEKVMALVPDLIADLPETNRENAFAAWRDYAEVILCADREEMAACSDDYAPEHLTVQAEDPDWWLDRLTCYGSLFLGEETTVSYGDKASGTNHVLPTSGAAGYTGGLSVHKYMKIVTWQRTTRAASKRVAEATARISRLEGMEGHARAADVRLAKYFPGENFDLSADG is encoded by the coding sequence ATGACACGTGAATATCTGAAAAAAGCGACGCTGACCGCCAAATCCGACGCGTCCGAAACGCATGAGACCGTCAAGAAAATTCTTGCCGATATCGAAGAGGGCGGAGATGCTTCGGCGCTGGTATACGCAAAGAAGTTCGACCGATACGAGGGGAACGTCGTCTTGACCCCTGACGAGATCGAGGCGGCTTGCGCGCTGGTGCCGGAAAAGCTGAAGGCTGATATCAGGTTTGCTCATGACAATGTCAGACGCTTTGCCGAAATTCAAAAAAGCACGCTGACGGATGTGGAAATGGAGATAGAGCCGGGTTTCATTGCCGGCCAAAAGGCGATTCCGGTCGATGCTGCGGGATGTTATGTACCCGGCGGTCGCTACAGTCACATCGCTTCGGCCATTATGACGGTGACGACTGCCAAGGTGGCGGGTTGCCGTCACATCGCCGCCTGCTCCCCGCCACGGCCCGGTATTGGTGTCGCGCCTGCAATCATATATGCTGCGCATATCTGTGGGGCGGATAAAATTCTGGCGCTTGGCGGTGTGCAGGGGGTCGCGGCGATGACATTCGGCCTGTTCGGTCTGCCCAAGGCAAATATTCTCGTAGGTCCCGGCAACCAGTTTGTAGCCGAGGCCAAGCGCATTTTGTTTGGTCGTGTGGGGATTGATATGATCGCTGGACCGACCGACAGCTTGATCCTTGCTGATGCGCATGCGGACGCACATATCGTCGCGACCGATCTCGTTTCGCAGGCCGAGCACGGCTATAACTCGCCTGTGTGGCTGGTGACGGACGACCGCGGATTGGCGGAAAAGGTGATGGCACTGGTCCCCGATCTGATCGCTGATCTGCCCGAAACCAACCGCGAGAACGCCTTTGCCGCATGGCGCGATTACGCGGAGGTGATTTTGTGTGCTGACCGCGAAGAAATGGCAGCCTGCTCGGACGACTATGCGCCTGAACACCTCACCGTGCAGGCGGAAGATCCTGATTGGTGGCTGGATCGGCTGACCTGTTACGGCTCGTTGTTTTTGGGCGAAGAGACTACCGTTTCATACGGGGACAAGGCATCGGGCACCAACCACGTCCTGCCCACTTCGGGGGCCGCAGGATATACGGGTGGCCTGTCCGTGCATAAATATATGAAGATCGTCACGTGGCAACGCACCACCCGCGCAGCCTCCAAGCGTGTTGCCGAGGCCACTGCGCGTATCAGCCGTCTGGAAGGGATGGAGGGTCATGCCCGTGCGGCGGACGTGCGTCTGGCCAAG
- a CDS encoding LacI family DNA-binding transcriptional regulator, with amino-acid sequence MRNTRSIPTLDDVAKKAGVSTATVSRCINTPDRVVQSTRTRVLKAVEALGYTPNFGARVMAAKRTFTIGAIIPTMENAIFARGLQAFQEELRNRGYTLLVSSSSYDPQIEEEQIRALVARGADGLLLIGYDRDPALYRYLERQAVPALVAWAYAPDVALPAIGFDNRAAMALLAEKVLTFGHRRIGVISGVIKGNDRAANRVMGIKDALAARGISPDTMTVIETPYGFENGEIAMTELMQSSTPPTVVMCGNDVLAAGALRGASLLGFGVPDDVSVTGFDDIELARVVTPALTTVHVPHREMGTKAATALIALVEGGQSVGAQELTITLQLRDTLGPPKNI; translated from the coding sequence ATGCGAAACACCCGCTCGATCCCCACGCTCGACGATGTCGCAAAAAAGGCAGGCGTCTCCACCGCGACGGTTTCGCGGTGCATCAACACCCCCGACCGTGTAGTCCAGTCAACGCGCACACGCGTGCTCAAGGCGGTTGAGGCGCTGGGCTATACCCCGAATTTCGGGGCGCGGGTGATGGCGGCAAAGCGGACATTTACGATCGGTGCGATTATCCCAACGATGGAAAATGCGATTTTCGCCCGTGGCTTGCAGGCCTTTCAAGAAGAGTTGCGCAATCGCGGCTATACTTTGCTGGTGTCGAGTTCCTCATATGATCCGCAGATCGAGGAGGAGCAAATCCGCGCTCTTGTGGCCCGTGGCGCCGACGGTCTGCTTTTGATCGGCTATGACCGCGACCCCGCGCTCTACCGCTATCTCGAGCGGCAGGCAGTGCCTGCGCTAGTCGCTTGGGCCTATGCACCGGACGTCGCACTGCCTGCGATCGGGTTTGACAACCGCGCCGCGATGGCCCTGCTGGCAGAGAAAGTCCTGACCTTTGGCCACCGCCGCATCGGGGTCATTTCGGGCGTAATCAAAGGCAATGACCGTGCCGCCAACCGTGTCATGGGCATCAAGGATGCGCTGGCTGCGCGTGGCATTTCACCTGACACCATGACAGTGATCGAGACACCCTATGGGTTCGAGAATGGCGAGATAGCGATGACTGAATTGATGCAATCGTCTACTCCGCCGACGGTTGTGATGTGCGGCAATGATGTGTTGGCCGCAGGCGCGCTACGCGGGGCCAGTTTGCTGGGCTTCGGCGTGCCGGACGATGTCAGTGTCACCGGTTTCGATGATATCGAGTTGGCCCGTGTCGTCACCCCCGCCCTCACGACTGTCCACGTACCCCACCGAGAAATGGGAACCAAGGCGGCAACCGCATTGATAGCATTGGTAGAAGGCGGGCAAAGTGTTGGCGCGCAAGAGCTGACGATAACGCTACAACTGCGCGACACGTTGGGCCCTCCCAAGAACATCTGA
- a CDS encoding NAD(P)/FAD-dependent oxidoreductase — translation MHILVAGAGIVGISTAIWLQRAGHNVTVVERIGPASGTSHGNAGVLAAGAVVPVTTPGLLRKAPAMLLDRDAPLFLRWSYLPRLVPFLRKYLSYATEAHVDHYGRAMSSLLHDSVEQHQALAADTPAAAYITTEDYCFGYATRADFDADAYSWGKRDAQGVRYDVVSGAEYATYDPVFGTDTFETVVRCKNHGRISDPGAYVRALADHFVAEGGTLLIADITDIEMTDGAVNALMTANGALRADKIVFAMGPWSRKIAHKLGVKVPFESERGYHIEMTNPSTMPRAPMMVASGKFVLTPMRGRLRAAGVIEFGGLDAPASRAPLEMLHRQVKKLLPSLQYEDVVEWMGHRPAPGDSLPLIGANDTRGLSYSAFGHQHVGLTGGPKTGRVLAELISARTPNMDMRAFDPSKYKA, via the coding sequence ATGCATATTTTGGTCGCAGGCGCGGGGATCGTCGGCATATCGACTGCTATTTGGCTGCAACGTGCAGGCCACAACGTCACTGTGGTGGAGCGGATCGGCCCTGCATCGGGCACAAGTCATGGCAATGCCGGCGTGCTGGCAGCAGGGGCGGTTGTCCCTGTCACCACACCAGGTTTGCTGCGCAAAGCACCTGCGATGTTGCTCGACCGCGACGCACCTCTGTTTCTACGCTGGTCCTACCTACCGCGCCTCGTGCCATTTTTGCGCAAATACCTGTCTTATGCGACCGAAGCACATGTCGACCACTATGGCAGGGCAATGTCGTCTCTGCTCCACGACAGCGTCGAGCAACATCAGGCGCTGGCGGCGGATACACCCGCCGCCGCATATATCACCACCGAGGATTATTGTTTTGGCTATGCCACCCGCGCCGATTTCGACGCTGATGCCTATAGCTGGGGAAAGCGCGATGCGCAGGGTGTCCGCTATGACGTGGTAAGCGGTGCGGAATACGCGACCTATGATCCTGTATTCGGCACCGATACATTCGAGACTGTTGTGCGCTGCAAAAATCATGGCCGCATCAGCGACCCCGGCGCCTATGTGCGCGCGCTGGCCGACCATTTTGTGGCCGAGGGCGGCACACTGCTGATTGCCGACATCACCGACATTGAGATGACAGATGGGGCGGTCAACGCGCTGATGACGGCAAACGGCGCTCTGCGCGCAGATAAGATCGTCTTCGCCATGGGGCCATGGTCACGCAAGATTGCCCATAAATTAGGCGTAAAAGTCCCGTTTGAAAGCGAACGCGGATATCATATCGAAATGACAAACCCCTCAACGATGCCGCGTGCGCCAATGATGGTGGCGTCGGGCAAGTTCGTGCTAACACCGATGCGCGGGCGGCTGCGCGCGGCAGGCGTGATCGAATTTGGCGGCCTTGATGCCCCTGCATCCCGTGCCCCGCTGGAAATGCTGCACCGTCAGGTAAAAAAGCTCCTCCCCTCGTTGCAATACGAAGACGTGGTCGAATGGATGGGCCACCGCCCCGCCCCTGGCGATAGCCTACCATTAATTGGAGCAAATGATACCCGCGGTCTCAGCTATAGCGCCTTTGGCCATCAGCATGTTGGATTGACAGGCGGGCCAAAAACGGGTCGGGTGCTGGCAGAGCTGATATCGGCGCGCACACCAAACATGGACATGCGCGCTTTTGATCCCTCGAAATACAAGGCGTAA
- a CDS encoding TRAP transporter substrate-binding protein has product MSILSKLACTAATTALLAGAALADGHAQKWDMPMAYSATNFHSEQGVIFADRVREYTNGAIDITVHAGGALFGGGDIKRAVQTGQVNIGERLMSSHANEDPLLGWDNLPFVATSYADNQKLWDGAKEIVNAKLADQNLYTLYTCAWPGQGFYFNKEVNSSADTQGLKFRSYNTATATFAEELGMIPVQIEAAELSQALATGVANAFISSGSTGYDNKVWENLSHYYKVNAWLPRNYVMVNKQAWDALDADVQAGVTKAAEETAASCNAKSEELSDFYFAELEKNGMTVVDASPEFLAELEAIGEKMTAEWLETAGADGQAILDAYDASN; this is encoded by the coding sequence ATGAGTATTCTTAGCAAACTGGCATGCACAGCAGCCACAACCGCCCTGCTCGCAGGAGCCGCCCTTGCCGACGGTCACGCACAAAAATGGGACATGCCGATGGCCTATTCGGCCACCAACTTCCACTCCGAACAAGGGGTGATTTTTGCGGATCGCGTCCGCGAGTACACGAATGGTGCGATCGACATTACTGTTCATGCCGGCGGCGCGCTGTTTGGCGGGGGTGATATCAAACGTGCGGTGCAAACCGGTCAGGTCAACATTGGCGAACGTCTGATGTCGAGCCATGCAAACGAAGATCCACTGCTGGGATGGGACAACCTGCCCTTCGTCGCCACCAGCTATGCCGACAACCAGAAACTTTGGGATGGCGCGAAAGAAATCGTAAACGCAAAGCTGGCGGATCAGAACCTCTATACCCTCTACACATGCGCATGGCCGGGTCAGGGTTTCTACTTCAACAAGGAGGTTAATTCCTCCGCTGACACCCAAGGGCTCAAGTTCCGCTCGTACAACACCGCAACTGCGACATTCGCTGAAGAACTGGGCATGATCCCAGTCCAGATCGAAGCGGCGGAGCTGTCACAGGCGCTCGCAACAGGGGTGGCGAACGCGTTCATCTCTTCAGGCTCAACCGGATATGACAACAAGGTCTGGGAAAATCTGAGCCACTATTACAAGGTCAACGCATGGCTGCCGCGCAACTATGTAATGGTGAACAAGCAGGCTTGGGACGCACTCGATGCCGATGTTCAGGCAGGTGTCACAAAGGCAGCAGAAGAAACCGCTGCTTCGTGTAATGCAAAGTCCGAAGAGCTGTCAGATTTCTACTTTGCCGAGCTGGAAAAAAACGGGATGACCGTGGTCGATGCCTCGCCGGAGTTTTTGGCAGAGCTGGAAGCCATTGGCGAGAAAATGACGGCCGAGTGGCTGGAGACAGCAGGGGCGGACGGTCAGGCAATCCTCGATGCCTATGACGCCTCGAACTAA
- a CDS encoding TRAP transporter small permease gives MRDWSPVFGLPLWVWLFVLPLMFGVVCFFAKAPMERRLRPVWRVLDGVYFASGAVAAFFMCMILLLIVAQMIARWTGFALPGTTEFAGYAMAATSFFALCHALTRGAHIRVSIVLNWNRFTSRWLDIFAVTGAAIIATYFARFAVKTNIFSEMLNDRTQGQDQIPEWVVTVLSLPATPIGEWGNVMGNASTDLIYTPLWIPQLAMSAGAILLAIALWDTLYRTIITGKNPIISEAVE, from the coding sequence ATGCGCGACTGGTCGCCGGTGTTTGGTCTGCCTTTGTGGGTATGGCTGTTTGTTTTGCCCCTGATGTTCGGTGTTGTGTGCTTTTTCGCCAAGGCCCCGATGGAGCGGCGGCTGCGACCTGTCTGGCGGGTGCTGGACGGTGTTTATTTTGCTTCCGGTGCGGTGGCCGCGTTTTTCATGTGCATGATCCTTTTGTTGATCGTGGCACAAATGATCGCCCGCTGGACGGGCTTCGCTTTGCCCGGAACAACAGAATTTGCGGGCTACGCCATGGCAGCCACATCGTTTTTCGCGCTCTGCCACGCGCTCACGCGGGGGGCGCATATCCGCGTGTCTATCGTACTGAACTGGAACCGGTTTACCTCCCGCTGGCTCGATATTTTTGCAGTCACAGGGGCCGCAATCATCGCCACATATTTTGCCCGTTTCGCAGTCAAGACGAACATTTTCTCCGAGATGCTCAATGACCGCACGCAGGGACAGGACCAGATCCCCGAATGGGTCGTCACGGTGTTGTCGCTGCCTGCAACGCCGATCGGCGAATGGGGCAATGTCATGGGCAATGCCAGCACAGATTTGATATACACCCCGCTTTGGATACCCCAACTCGCCATGTCGGCGGGTGCGATCCTGTTGGCCATCGCCCTGTGGGATACGCTCTACCGCACTATTATTACGGGCAAGAATCCCATTATTTCGGAGGCGGTAGAATGA
- a CDS encoding TRAP transporter large permease, with the protein MIEAYATVVFLCVLFGLLASSIWIGLALMGVAWVGLELFTTRPAGDAMITTIWTSSSSWTLTALPLFIWMGEILYRTRLSQDMFRGLAPWMRFLPGGLLHTNIAGCTIFAAVSGSSAATLTTVGKMSIPELRKRGYPEYMIVGTLAGAATLGLMIPPSLTLIVYGVSINESIIKLFMAGIIPGLVLAGLFMSYIVAWHYIRPSERPAPEPAMSFGKMLSESRFLVPVLILVCAVIGSMYFGWATATEAAAVGVIGSLTLALFQGSLSFNTFLESLMGATRTSAMIALILMGAAFLSLSMGFTGLPRALAAWINALELSPITLIAALTVFYIILGMFLDGISSVVLTMAIVEPMIRGAGIDVIWFGIFIVVVVEMAQVTPPIGFNLFVLQGMTKHEISYISKVALPMVGLMLIMVIILVIWPELATWLPEKIISNQAR; encoded by the coding sequence ATGATCGAAGCCTATGCCACGGTCGTCTTTCTATGTGTACTGTTCGGGCTTCTCGCCTCTTCGATCTGGATCGGCCTTGCGCTGATGGGCGTCGCTTGGGTAGGGCTTGAGCTGTTTACCACCCGCCCTGCCGGTGACGCAATGATCACCACAATCTGGACCTCCAGCAGCAGTTGGACCCTCACGGCCCTGCCCCTGTTCATCTGGATGGGCGAAATCCTCTATCGCACGCGCCTGAGCCAGGACATGTTTCGAGGTCTGGCGCCATGGATGCGGTTCCTGCCCGGCGGTCTGCTACATACCAACATCGCGGGCTGTACGATCTTCGCCGCCGTCTCCGGCTCCTCGGCGGCAACATTGACCACAGTGGGCAAAATGAGCATCCCCGAATTGCGCAAGCGCGGCTATCCCGAATATATGATCGTAGGCACTTTGGCAGGGGCTGCGACGCTGGGCCTGATGATCCCGCCTTCGCTCACGCTCATCGTATATGGCGTCTCGATCAACGAAAGCATTATCAAACTGTTCATGGCAGGCATCATCCCCGGTCTCGTTCTGGCTGGATTGTTCATGAGTTATATCGTGGCGTGGCACTACATCCGCCCCAGCGAACGCCCTGCCCCAGAACCTGCGATGTCATTTGGCAAAATGCTATCGGAGAGCCGCTTTCTGGTGCCGGTCCTGATCCTTGTGTGCGCGGTCATCGGGTCTATGTATTTCGGATGGGCCACAGCGACCGAGGCCGCAGCCGTGGGCGTTATCGGTTCGCTTACATTGGCGCTGTTTCAAGGCTCGCTCAGCTTCAACACTTTCCTCGAAAGTCTGATGGGCGCCACCCGTACCTCAGCAATGATCGCGCTCATTCTGATGGGCGCGGCATTCCTGTCGCTCTCGATGGGGTTTACCGGGTTGCCGCGTGCACTGGCCGCATGGATCAACGCGCTTGAACTGTCACCCATCACCCTCATCGCAGCCCTCACCGTGTTCTACATAATCCTTGGCATGTTCCTCGACGGAATCTCCTCGGTTGTGCTGACAATGGCCATCGTCGAGCCGATGATCCGCGGCGCAGGTATCGACGTGATCTGGTTCGGCATTTTTATCGTTGTGGTGGTCGAGATGGCACAAGTCACCCCGCCCATCGGCTTCAACCTGTTTGTCCTTCAAGGCATGACCAAACACGAGATCTCTTATATCTCCAAGGTGGCCCTCCCGATGGTCGGTCTCATGCTGATCATGGTGATCATCCTTGTAATCTGGCCAGAGTTGGCCACATGGCTACCGGAAAAGATCATCTCCAATCAGGCGAGGTGA
- a CDS encoding aspartate/glutamate racemase family protein codes for MIPHVTVLQLDTGFPRIAGDVGSPDSYARPPQIIRICGASVARIVTDSPESIDIAPFEEALAQARGDIIVTSCGFLSYWQAHLAAMTDRPFISSSLTALDDLAQTYAPDELRILTFDEAALGEGHLGKHQTYLDSRVGLPEANHLRQVIKSNRKNLDRAQATDEITALLRESQNATHRHILLECTNLPPYRAAIRAATGLPVTDILTCIETICPGAIAPEFS; via the coding sequence ATGATCCCGCACGTCACCGTCCTGCAACTCGATACCGGTTTTCCGCGCATCGCGGGAGATGTTGGCAGCCCCGACAGCTACGCGCGCCCGCCCCAAATCATCCGCATCTGTGGGGCGTCTGTAGCGCGGATTGTGACGGACAGTCCGGAATCCATTGATATCGCCCCCTTCGAGGAGGCGCTGGCGCAGGCGCGGGGGGATATAATCGTCACTTCCTGCGGGTTCCTATCCTATTGGCAGGCACACCTTGCGGCCATGACCGACCGCCCGTTTATCAGCTCGTCGCTGACAGCGCTGGACGATCTTGCGCAGACATATGCGCCGGATGAATTACGCATCCTTACGTTTGATGAGGCCGCTTTAGGAGAAGGACATTTGGGCAAGCATCAGACTTATCTGGATTCACGCGTCGGCTTGCCTGAAGCCAACCATCTTCGGCAGGTAATCAAGAGCAACAGGAAAAACCTCGACAGGGCGCAAGCGACAGATGAGATCACTGCCCTGCTGCGCGAAAGCCAAAACGCAACTCACCGTCATATACTGCTGGAATGTACAAATCTGCCCCCCTACCGCGCCGCCATCAGGGCCGCGACAGGATTGCCTGTCACCGATATTCTCACCTGCATCGAAACCATCTGTCCGGGTGCTATCGCGCCAGAATTCAGTTGA
- a CDS encoding Lrp/AsnC ligand binding domain-containing protein: MSTCVFIQIRCRPGTTYKVAEAITLREIHSELYSTSGDFDLMMKAYIPSDKDVGVYINDNLLDIEGIERSLTTMTFKVF, from the coding sequence ATGAGTACATGTGTTTTCATCCAGATCCGGTGCCGTCCGGGGACAACCTATAAGGTGGCCGAGGCTATAACCTTGCGCGAAATCCATTCCGAGCTGTACTCGACGTCGGGTGATTTCGACCTGATGATGAAGGCCTATATTCCGAGCGATAAGGATGTGGGTGTCTATATCAATGACAACCTTCTTGACATCGAAGGGATCGAGCGGTCGCTCACAACTATGACATTCAAGGTATTTTGA
- the hisB gene encoding imidazoleglycerol-phosphate dehydratase HisB has product MRTALITRKTAETDISVEINLDGTGVYDNKTGVGFFDHMLDQLSRHALIDMTVRCSGDLHIDDHHTVEDVGIALGQALTQAVGDKRGIVRYGACLLPMDDALVRAALDLSGRPFLVWNVDLPTAKIGSFDTELVREFFQAFATHGGITLHVDQLHGLNSHHIAEAAFKAVARALRDALELDPRKSDAIPSTKGIL; this is encoded by the coding sequence ATGCGCACCGCACTGATCACCCGCAAAACTGCCGAGACTGATATCAGCGTCGAGATTAACCTCGATGGCACAGGGGTCTACGACAACAAAACCGGCGTGGGCTTTTTTGATCACATGCTAGACCAACTGTCGCGGCATGCCCTGATTGATATGACGGTGCGCTGTTCGGGCGATCTGCACATCGATGATCACCACACAGTCGAGGATGTTGGCATCGCTTTGGGTCAGGCCCTGACGCAGGCAGTTGGCGACAAACGCGGCATCGTGCGCTACGGTGCTTGCCTATTGCCGATGGACGATGCCTTGGTGCGCGCGGCCCTCGATTTGTCGGGCCGTCCTTTCCTTGTTTGGAATGTCGATCTGCCCACTGCAAAAATTGGTAGTTTTGATACCGAACTGGTGCGCGAATTCTTTCAGGCCTTTGCCACACATGGCGGCATTACCCTGCACGTGGACCAGTTGCACGGCCTCAATTCACACCACATTGCGGAGGCCGCGTTCAAAGCTGTCGCCCGTGCCCTGCGCGACGCGCTCGAACTTGATCCACGCAAATCGGATGCCATACCGTCGACCAAGGGCATTCTGTAA
- the hisH gene encoding imidazole glycerol phosphate synthase subunit HisH, giving the protein MLTAIIDYESGNLHSAHKAFERMAREADAGEVIVTADADVIARADRIVLPGDGAFPACMAALKGKSGIFAAMTEAVEQKGRPFLGICVGMQLMASWGREYEDTRGLDWVGGEVTRITPADKSLKVPHMGWNDLVIDVPHSVFEGIKTGDHTYFVHSYHMAVTDPAQRLAHVDYASDVTAVIGRDNMLGMQFHPEKSQATGLRMITNFLKWAP; this is encoded by the coding sequence ATGCTGACTGCAATAATCGACTACGAGAGCGGCAATCTACATTCCGCCCATAAAGCATTCGAGCGGATGGCGCGCGAAGCAGATGCGGGCGAAGTTATTGTTACAGCAGACGCGGACGTGATCGCCCGTGCGGACCGCATCGTACTTCCGGGTGACGGGGCATTTCCCGCCTGTATGGCAGCGCTCAAAGGGAAAAGCGGTATTTTTGCCGCAATGACCGAGGCGGTCGAGCAAAAGGGGCGCCCGTTCCTTGGTATTTGCGTAGGTATGCAGCTGATGGCGTCGTGGGGCCGCGAATATGAAGATACGCGTGGACTTGATTGGGTTGGAGGTGAAGTGACCCGCATCACCCCTGCCGACAAATCGCTGAAAGTACCTCATATGGGCTGGAACGATCTGGTCATTGATGTGCCGCATAGCGTGTTCGAAGGTATAAAAACCGGTGACCACACTTATTTCGTGCACAGCTATCACATGGCAGTGACTGATCCGGCCCAGCGCCTTGCCCATGTTGATTACGCAAGCGACGTCACCGCCGTAATAGGCCGCGACAACATGCTCGGCATGCAGTTCCACCCTGAGAAAAGTCAGGCAACAGGCCTGCGCATGATCACAAATTTCCTGAAATGGGCGCCGTAG
- a CDS encoding DUF2147 domain-containing protein, translated as MKKILSVAILAIASGVGTAQADVPIGLWQSNPDNMGIVLHVRTRACGRAICGQVERVKDRRGYDAPSRSVGHRVLINLVPDEEGMFSGDVWEPASNKLLRARMKVEGNLMRFENCNGMECSKVTWRRVR; from the coding sequence ATGAAGAAAATTTTGAGCGTCGCTATTTTGGCGATAGCCAGTGGTGTGGGGACCGCGCAGGCCGATGTACCTATTGGCCTTTGGCAAAGTAATCCAGACAACATGGGCATCGTTTTGCACGTCCGCACGCGGGCATGCGGGCGGGCGATTTGCGGTCAGGTTGAGCGGGTCAAAGACCGGCGCGGTTATGATGCGCCCTCGCGTTCGGTTGGCCACCGTGTGTTGATCAACCTTGTCCCTGACGAAGAAGGCATGTTTTCGGGCGACGTCTGGGAGCCTGCAAGCAATAAGCTGTTACGGGCGCGGATGAAGGTTGAGGGCAATCTGATGCGGTTCGAGAACTGCAATGGAATGGAGTGCAGCAAGGTCACATGGCGGCGCGTGCGCTAA
- a CDS encoding DUF2147 domain-containing protein, whose translation MRMILTAAIAAICFAGAAWADPAEGTWKTEVDDGAYAHVKMGMCGATLCGTIARTFNASGEYKSENLGKKLVWDMSPAGGGAYKSGQIWQPSTGKTFRSKMALSGNTLNVSGCVGPICKKQTWSRVN comes from the coding sequence ATGAGAATGATTTTGACAGCGGCAATTGCGGCTATTTGTTTTGCGGGTGCGGCTTGGGCCGATCCGGCGGAGGGTACATGGAAGACCGAGGTTGACGATGGTGCATATGCGCACGTGAAGATGGGCATGTGCGGTGCAACCCTGTGCGGTACCATCGCGCGTACATTCAACGCCTCGGGGGAGTACAAGTCCGAAAATCTGGGCAAGAAACTGGTTTGGGACATGTCTCCGGCAGGCGGCGGCGCTTACAAAAGTGGCCAAATCTGGCAGCCTTCCACCGGCAAGACATTCAGATCCAAGATGGCGCTATCGGGGAACACATTAAACGTGTCTGGGTGCGTCGGGCCCATTTGTAAAAAGCAGACGTGGAGCCGCGTGAACTAA
- the hisA gene encoding 1-(5-phosphoribosyl)-5-[(5-phosphoribosylamino)methylideneamino]imidazole-4-carboxamide isomerase, which translates to MILYPAIDLKDGQAVRLVHGDMAQSTVFNDDPAAQAQSFVDAGCTWLHLVDLNGAFAGAPVNAAPVEEILKRCKVPAQLGGGIRDMATIETWLDKGLARVILGTVAVENPDLVREAARAFPGQVAVGIDARNGRVATKGWAEETDVMVTDLAKSFQDAGVAAIIYTDILRDGAMGGPNIEATAALARAVSIPVIASGGVSSLSDLEALKATGVISGAISGRALYDGAIDLAEALHALAG; encoded by the coding sequence ATGATCCTCTATCCCGCGATTGATCTCAAAGACGGACAGGCCGTGCGCCTTGTTCATGGCGATATGGCGCAATCAACTGTTTTCAACGATGATCCCGCCGCGCAGGCACAATCCTTCGTCGATGCAGGCTGCACCTGGCTCCATCTGGTTGATCTCAACGGTGCCTTCGCAGGCGCGCCCGTAAACGCCGCACCGGTTGAAGAGATCCTCAAGCGCTGCAAGGTTCCTGCCCAGTTGGGCGGAGGCATCCGTGACATGGCAACGATCGAGACATGGCTAGACAAAGGCCTCGCCCGCGTCATTCTCGGGACGGTCGCTGTCGAAAACCCCGATCTGGTGCGCGAAGCCGCCCGCGCCTTTCCCGGTCAGGTCGCCGTAGGCATCGATGCCCGCAATGGCCGTGTGGCCACCAAAGGTTGGGCGGAGGAGACGGATGTCATGGTCACCGACCTCGCCAAATCGTTTCAAGACGCAGGCGTTGCCGCGATCATTTACACCGACATCCTGCGCGACGGTGCCATGGGTGGCCCGAACATTGAGGCAACAGCCGCGCTGGCCCGTGCAGTGAGCATACCAGTTATTGCCTCTGGCGGTGTGTCCTCGCTCTCCGATCTGGAAGCGCTAAAGGCCACAGGCGTTATCAGCGGGGCCATTTCCGGCCGCGCACTCTATGATGGCGCTATCGACTTGGCTGAGGCACTTCATGCGCTGGCAGGATAA